The window ATTATCTCACCCTTTTGATAATCTTCCAAATGATTTATACACCTCAAAAAAGTACTCTTTCCACCGCCACTTGGACCAATTATTACTATAGTCTCTCCTTTTTCAACCCTTAGATTCACACCCTTTAATACCTTTAACTCTCCAAAACTTTTATGCAAATCTCTAACTTCCAAAATCATGCTATCTCCATCCTTTTTTCTACAACCCTTACAATTCTAGATATTGTAAACGTCATCACAAAATAGATTATCGCTATACCAAAGTATATGGAAAATGTTTGAAAGGTTCGTGTTATCACAAATTGACCACGCCTCATAAGTTCGGTAACTCCAATTATAGATGCAAGCGAACTATCTTTTGTTAGTGTGATAAATTCATTTCCAAGGGCTGGTAAAATGTTTTTAAAAGCTTGAGGAAGTATAATATACCTCATAGTTTGAAAATGGGACATTCCAAGGGATCTTGCAGCTTCATACTGCCCCTTTGGTATAGATTGTATACCAGCTCTAACTATCTCTGCAATGTATGCACCACTGTTTAAACCTAAAGCTACAATTGCTGCTGGATATGCTTCAAGTTGTATTCCAAGTTGCGGTAGTCCAAAATAAACTATAGATATTTGAACTAAAAGAGGTGTCCCTCTTAAAAATTCAACATAAACAGTTGATGGTATATTAATTACCTTCAATTTGGATAATCTACCCATACCAATAAATGTTCCAAGAATCAATCCAATTAAAACTGAAAAAAAAGTGAGTTTTAAGGTATCCCAAGCTCCCAAAAGCAAAAATGGTAAATTTTCTAAAACAACCTCTATTGCTTCCATTATTTTCCCCCTTTAGAACCACTTTTCAACTAAAATATCATATGGACTTTTAAACATATTTGAAATAACACTGTTGACAAAATCTAACAATTCTTTGTTTCCTTTTTTTACTCCAATACCGTATTTTTCCCCTGTATCTATCACAGAAGAAATCAAGAATTTTTGGAATTTCTTTACATACGCATTAGCCACTGCCTCATCTAAAACTACTGCATCAACACGTTTGTTTTGAAGTTCAAGAAACGCATCTGTAAATTTTTGAAATCTTGTAACTTTTATTCCTTTAATCTTGGAAACCACCAAATCACCTGTTGTTCCCAATTGAACAGCAACCTTTTTCCCTTTCAAATCCTCAAGTGATTTTGGAGAGAAATTCTCACCTTTTCTTACAACTATCGATTGGTTAGCGTTAAAATACGGAATAGAAAAGTCAATCACTTTCGCCCTTTTATTTGTTATCGTCATACCCGCAATTATTAAATCAATCTTATCAGACATAATCGCAGGAATAAGTGAATCAAAAGGAAGATTTAATATTTTAAGTTCAACTCCAAGCTCACTTGCTACCTTTTTTGCAATGTCAATATCAAAACCTACAATATTGTTATTTTGATCCACAAATTCAAATGGTGGAAAGGTAGGTTCCGTACCAACAATTAAAATTCCCCTTTCTTTTATCTTCGATAAACTTGCTGTAAAAAACACTGAAACTATAAAAACAATAAATAAAACAGCGACCAACTTTCTCATACTATCCCCTCCTTTTTGTAATACTTGGTAATTTAATTTTAACACATTTAACCTAAAAATAACATGATATGATAAAAAAAATACGGAGTGATAACTCACTCCGTATTTATTATCTTACTCAACTGTAACACTTTTTGCTAAATTCCTAGGTTTGTCCGGATCATATCCCCTCATATCCGCAATTAAATATGCAAACAATTGAATCACTGGAGAAATCGTGAGTGGATACATATCATCAGGACTATCAGGAACGTATATAATATCATCTACTATCTTTTCCAGTTCTTTGTTGCTCTCGTTTGTAATCGCAATTATTCTAGAATTTCTTGCCTTTGATTCTTCTATATTACTCTTTGTTTTTTCAAACAAATTATCTTTTGGTGCTATTGCAAACACCGGGAAAGTTGGATCAAGCAACGCTATTGGTCCGTGTTTTAACTCCCCGGCAGGATACGCCGTTGCATTTATATAACTTATTTCTTTTAACTTTAGCGCTCCTTCAAGTGCTGTTGGATAATTTATCCCGCGTCCAATATACATAAAGTGATGATAATTTTTGTAATACGATGAAATTTCTTCAAGATCTATATTGTTTAGAATTTTTCTAAAAATCTCAGGTGCCTGCTTTAAAAACTCAAAATCTCTTTGAAGTTCTTCATTCCAAATTCCTTTCATTCTTAACAGGTGCATACCTAAAATATAGAGCACTATAAGTTGATTAACGTAAGTTTTCGTAGCAGCCACACCGATTTCAGGACCTGCATTCATAAATACAGTAACATCACTTTCCCTTGTAATAGTAGAGCCAACTACATTTGAAATTGAAATAACTTTTGCACCTTTTCTCTTAACAAGCCTTACCGATTCAAGCGTGTCTGCAGTCTCTCCAGATTGGGATATAGCAATAACAAATGTATTATCATCTACATGTATATTCCTATACCTAAATTCAGACGCAACATCCACTTCTACATCTATATTTGAATGTTTTTCAACAAAATATTTAAATACAAGACCTGCATGATAACTAGTACCACACGCCACAAGTTTTATTTTTTCAACCCTTTCAACGTTGAATTCCTTTAATTCATTTAAAACAGGTCCTTCAAGTGTTACCCTACCCACAAGTGCACTTTCTATTGCTTCTGGTTCCTCCATTATTTCTTTTAACATAAAATGTTTGTACCCGCTTTTTTCAGCAGATGTTTCATCCCAATCTATATGGTATACTTTTCTTAAAACTACGTTCCCACCTAAATCAGTTATTTTATATTCTCCATCCTTTAAAAGCACCACATCTCCATCTTCCAAAAAGACCACATCTTTTGTATAACGCAAAATAGGTGTAACATCCGATGCAAGCACAACTTTTTCTTTTCCTCTTCCCAAAACAAGCGGACTTCCTTTGCGTGCAGCTACAAGCATATTACTAAAATCAGAATGCATAACCACAATCGCGTATGCACCCTTTAAAAGCTTTATAGCATCTAAAACCGCTATATATAAATCTCCTTTAAAGTGTTCTTCAATTAAGTGTGCTATAACCTCTGTATCTGTATCCGATTTAAAAACATGACCCTTTGACTTTAACATTTCTCTTAATTCATAGTAATTTTCAATTATTCCATTATGTACTATGGCGATTTTACCCGTACAATCCGTATGCGGGTGTGCATTTATATCATTTGGAATCCCATGCGTTGCCCATCTTGTGTGTGCTATTCCAATTGACGTCTTCTTTTGAGGTATCTTTGATTTTAAATTTTTAATTTTACCTATGGATTTCTGTATTGATATCTTTCCGTTATCGTAAAATGCAACTCCTGCTGAGTCATATCCTCTGTATTCAAGTTTTTGCAAATCTTCGACAAGCTCTTTTAAATTAAATTCAGTTCCCACTATCCCTACTATTCCACACATCTTTTATTGCCTCCTCAATTTTTGAGGTCAACGAAATTTCTATACCTTGTTTTGCAACCTTTAGTGCGTGATATATTGCAACTTCATCCGAATTTCCGTGGGCTTTAACCACAATTCCATTCACTCCTACAAAAAATGTTCCACCATATTTTCTCGGATCCAATTTTTCTTTTAACTTGTTAAAAACGGGTTTCATAAGAAGTGCGCCAAGTGCGGAAATTACATTCTTTTTTATGTTTGACTTTAAAATTTCAATTATTAGTTTTGCAGAACCTTCCATTGTTTTCATGGCAATATTTCCATGAAAACCATCTGCAACCACAACATCTACCTTTCCCATGTTTATATCATTTCCCTCAATGTTTCCTTTAAAACTTTCTCCAAATTTTTCTCTCAAGAGTCTAAAAGCTTCTTGCTCTTTTTTTGTGCCTTTATTTTCCTCAGTTCCTACATTTAATAAACCAACCTTAGGATTTTTTATCCCCATAAATTTTGCATATTCAACGCCCATTATAGCAAATTGCAAAAGTGTAAATGGTTTAACATCAATATTAGCACCCGCATCTGCAAGTATGCAAAAACCATCCTTTGTAGGAATTGGCACGGCAAGTGTAGGCCTTTCTATTCCTTTTATCCTTCCTACAACAAATGTAGCACAAGCTAGTAGTGCACCTGTGTTCCCCGCACTTACAACTGCGTCCACTACGTTATCTCTCACCAATTTACAACTTTGATACATAGTACTATTTTTGCGTCTTATAGCTTCTGTGGGTTTTACATCCATGGGCAGATAATCTTCCACAACAACCTTTCTACAATTACTTGGAAGGGAAATTTCCTTAAAATTTTTCTCTATACCCACCAAGTAAAGTTCAACATCTGGATTATCTTTTGCAAAAGCCAAAGCGCCAGCCACGATCTTCGCTGGCGCAAAATCACCACCCATTAAATCAATAGCTATTTTTTTCATAGTTATTCTGCAACTTCAAAAATTTGTTTCTTACCATAGTGTCCGCAGTTCAAACAAACCCTGTGTGGAAGTTTCGGTGCACCACAATTTGGACAAACAGATACGGGTACGGAAAATGCTTTGTAGATTTTTGCCCTCTTGTGATGGGTTCTACTTCTTGACCTCTTTTGCTTTGGTACTGCCATGAAAAATCCCTCCCTTGATTAATTATTGCTTAATTTTTCCTTTAACTTCAAAAGTTTTTCAAATCTAGGGTCTATCGAAAACTCTTCCATTTTTTCACACTTGTGATCCGGATGTAAATTTAAATTTTCACCACAATACTGGCACAAACCTTTACAATTTTCATCACACACAAAAACATCAGGAGCACTTACAACAAGTGCTTCTATTATTCGCTCTTCAAGGTCTATTACTTCTCCTTTGTAGTATATCACATTTTTTAGATTTTCTATTTCAGAATCTTTAAAATTTGGTTCACTTTCTAAATCGTATATTCCCTCTATTGTTCCTTCAAGTTCTAAAATAGATGTTTCAAGGCACCTATCACAAGGTCTTTCGATCTTTCCCTTCACTACTCCACCTACTATTATTGTGTTGTCTGTATAAACTATAGAGATTTTCACGTGAAATACGTTATCTATTACTTTGTAAGTTCCAGTGTGCAAGTTAATAGTCTCTGTATAATAATCATCTTCTATTTTCATATGTCTTTTTGCTATAATATCTTTTACTTTTATTTTCCAAATCATTTAAATCACCTCTAATTTATGGTATCATATTTAATTAGGAGGGATTCTATGAAAAAAGCATTTTACGTTTTTCTATTAATAATTGCATCAAATCTATATGCCTTTATGCTAGATCCTTTGAATTATATTACCAAATCTAACCTTGGTTTGCAAGTACAATTTTATAACAACGCGGGAAAAATATCCATATACACCCCTTATGTTTACAAAATTGTTTCATACAATACATTTACCGACACCATGCGATTTCCAGAAATAGTCAAAGGACTAGCATATATAGAATCTGGTTTTAACATACATGCCCTTTCAAATATCGGTGCAATGGGGGTTGCTCAATTCAAGGCAAATGCGGCATTAGATTATGGGGTAAACAACGCATGGAACCCAAAGCAAGCGCTTCTTGGTGCTGATAGAATGATAAGGTTCTATTACCAAAAATATCAAGATATATATACTGTTTTGGCGATATACAATATTGGAGAAACAAACTACAAAAAAGGAAAATATCTAGATGCGGGAAAAAACTACGCAAGAAAAGTAATCTCTGCTTCAAGGAAAATTAGCAGAAATACAAATTTGTACGATAGATATGTGTTATACTTACAAAGTGGTTTCTTAAACGAAAGTACAAATACTTCGTTTTTTGAAATTGGTAGTATTTTTGATTATCTAGGAATTATTTACTTTGATATATCTTCAAAGTTAATCATCCAAGAGAATAACTATCCTATAGAAATTGGTGGAAAGTCTTATTTTAGATTAGATCATTTTTCGTCAATTGTTTTCGGATATAATTTAAGGTATAATATTAATATATCAATTGGTCCCATTTTAGGTTACTCGCACTTTGAACCTGTCGGCACAAATTATGAGTTATCTTATGATTTTTCAAAGGGATTTAGTTTAAAAAATTTCCAATTTGAAGTGGGATACGGGAATAAGTATTGGCGTATTGGCCTTGGTTTTGATCCAGACTTTGAAAACTTTTATCTTAGATTTCTATACTGAGGTGATATTCCTTGGAATGGTTTAGAAAATTCTTAGATAGTTTGTCAAACATCCCAAATTTTTGGAAAAAGCTCAACAAAAACCAAAAAATAGCATTTACTTCATTAATTTTAGCAATAGTTTTTGCATTAGTAGTTGCCGTAGTTTTAAATGCTCCAAAATATGTATTGTTAATCACCGCAAACAACGAAACAGATGCAGGCGCAATTATCCAACAACTGGAATCGCAGGGAATACCATACAAAGTCGAAGCAGGTAATAGGATATTTATACCTTCTTCTTACAATGTATACGAAGTAAGGATGAAACTTGCCTCCAGTGGAATTTTAGGTGCATCCTCAAAGGGATTTGAACTACTTGATCAAAGTAGTTTTGGTGCAACAAGTTTTGACAAACAAGTTAATTATCAGAGGGCTTTACAAGGAGAGCTAGAAAGAACCATTGCAACTATCAACGGTGTAAAGTATGCAAGAGTGCACTTAACTCTTCCTAAATATACCTACTATGTGCGTGGTGAAATGGCTGAAACACGCGCATCCGTTCAATTGGTACTAGAACCTGGAGCAACCATTTCAAAAGAACAAGTTAAGGGAATCATATACCTTTTAACAGGAGCAGTAGAAGGGCTAAAACCGGAAAATGTAAAAGTGGTGGATAATTTTGGAAGGGCATTAAGTGATCTCGTAAACTTTGACGAAAACACATATGCTGCCAACACAAAAACGGAATTAAAAATGCAACTTGAAAACTATTATCGAAACAAAATACAACCTGCCCTTGAAACTGTATTTGGCTTTGGAAAAGTAGAAGTAATAACCGATATAAACCTTAATTGGCAAAAGATCGAAAAAACCATCACAACTTATTCTTCTCCAAAAGGAGGACTTTTAAGGAGCAAAGAAACAGAAACTGAGAAATCCACCGTTAAACCCGCAGACGGTGGACCTGTAGGAACAGAATCAAATATTCCAACAACTTACTATCAAAGTGTAGAGGGATCAAATAGTTCACTGTATGAAAAATCACATGAAATTACAAATTACGAATTAAACCAAATAGTGGAAAACGTCGTACAAAATATGGAAGGAGAAATAGAAAACATATCTGTTTCTGTTATAATAGATTCTTCTTCAACAGTCTTTAATACAGTCTCAAAAGACGAAATCAACAAATTAGTATCAAATATAATCCAAAAAAGTATAGCAGCTAACGCAAGCCCATCGAATATTTCTTATTCTCTTGCCTTTATCCCATTTAGCAGAGAACTTGAAGAACAATACCAACAACTAATCCAAACAGAACAATTAAAAAAGGATATTGTTTTTAAAATAACACTCCTTTTGATTGCAACGGTATTGATGTTCTTTAGTTCATATGGAATATTACTACAAATTAGAAAATCAAAAGCAAGAAAACTTGTACTTCAAAGGTACAAAATGCTAGAAGAAGAAGCACAGAAATTAGTAGAAGAAGAAGGAGGACAAGAAGCAGAAGAAATACTCAGCGAAGCACAAAAGGTTATAGAAGAACTAAAAGATTACGCAAAACAGCTTGCAGTAAAATCACCTGAGGAAACTGCAGCCATAATCAAGATTTGGATGTCTGAAAGAGGGTGAGCTAATGCCAGATAAAATTAACATACCTGGAAAGAGAAAAGCTGCAATACTTTTGGTTTTAATGGGTCCAGAAAATGCAGCAAATGTGTTAAAACAACTTGAAGAACAAGATGTCGAAACACTTACAATAGAAATTGCAAATCTTGGTAAAGTAACAGACGACGAAAAAGAACAAGTTCTATCGGAATTTAAAGAACTTTCAAAAGCAAGGGAAATGTTGCTTTCTGGCGGTATAGATTATGCAAAAGAAATGCTTATTAAAGCCTTCGGTCCAGAAAGAGCAATGAAGGTTATTGAAAGGCTTGTCTCAAATCTTCAAGTAAAACCATTTGAATTTATGAAACTTGCCGATCCCATGCAAGTTGTTAATTTTTTACAATCAGAACATCCACAAACAATTGCTTTGGTGTTGAGCTTTTTAGAACCACCACTTGCAGCTAAAGTGTTGTCCTCGCTTCCAGAAAATATTCAAGCAGAAGTGATAAAGAGAATAGCGTTACTCGAACGTGCATCACCTGATGTGGTAAGGGAAATAG of the Thermosipho affectus genome contains:
- the plsX gene encoding phosphate acyltransferase PlsX is translated as MKKIAIDLMGGDFAPAKIVAGALAFAKDNPDVELYLVGIEKNFKEISLPSNCRKVVVEDYLPMDVKPTEAIRRKNSTMYQSCKLVRDNVVDAVVSAGNTGALLACATFVVGRIKGIERPTLAVPIPTKDGFCILADAGANIDVKPFTLLQFAIMGVEYAKFMGIKNPKVGLLNVGTEENKGTKKEQEAFRLLREKFGESFKGNIEGNDINMGKVDVVVADGFHGNIAMKTMEGSAKLIIEILKSNIKKNVISALGALLMKPVFNKLKEKLDPRKYGGTFFVGVNGIVVKAHGNSDEVAIYHALKVAKQGIEISLTSKIEEAIKDVWNSRDSGN
- the fliG gene encoding flagellar motor switch protein FliG — translated: MPDKINIPGKRKAAILLVLMGPENAANVLKQLEEQDVETLTIEIANLGKVTDDEKEQVLSEFKELSKAREMLLSGGIDYAKEMLIKAFGPERAMKVIERLVSNLQVKPFEFMKLADPMQVVNFLQSEHPQTIALVLSFLEPPLAAKVLSSLPENIQAEVIKRIALLERASPDVVREIEKNLEKKFSGIGMQTLSQVGGVDTAAEIINNIDRATEKSIMEKLGYESPELAEEIRRRLFVFEDLLKLDDRSVQLVLREVDTRDLAVALKGASEELKEKIFNNMSKRAAQLLKDELEFMGPVRVKDVEEAQQKIINIVRRLEEAGEIVIARGGGEELIV
- a CDS encoding lytic transglycosylase domain-containing protein produces the protein MKKAFYVFLLIIASNLYAFMLDPLNYITKSNLGLQVQFYNNAGKISIYTPYVYKIVSYNTFTDTMRFPEIVKGLAYIESGFNIHALSNIGAMGVAQFKANAALDYGVNNAWNPKQALLGADRMIRFYYQKYQDIYTVLAIYNIGETNYKKGKYLDAGKNYARKVISASRKISRNTNLYDRYVLYLQSGFLNESTNTSFFEIGSIFDYLGIIYFDISSKLIIQENNYPIEIGGKSYFRLDHFSSIVFGYNLRYNINISIGPILGYSHFEPVGTNYELSYDFSKGFSLKNFQFEVGYGNKYWRIGLGFDPDFENFYLRFLY
- a CDS encoding amino acid ABC transporter permease, which codes for MEAIEVVLENLPFLLLGAWDTLKLTFFSVLIGLILGTFIGMGRLSKLKVINIPSTVYVEFLRGTPLLVQISIVYFGLPQLGIQLEAYPAAIVALGLNSGAYIAEIVRAGIQSIPKGQYEAARSLGMSHFQTMRYIILPQAFKNILPALGNEFITLTKDSSLASIIGVTELMRRGQFVITRTFQTFSIYFGIAIIYFVMTFTISRIVRVVEKRMEIA
- the glmS gene encoding glutamine--fructose-6-phosphate transaminase (isomerizing), whose amino-acid sequence is MCGIVGIVGTEFNLKELVEDLQKLEYRGYDSAGVAFYDNGKISIQKSIGKIKNLKSKIPQKKTSIGIAHTRWATHGIPNDINAHPHTDCTGKIAIVHNGIIENYYELREMLKSKGHVFKSDTDTEVIAHLIEEHFKGDLYIAVLDAIKLLKGAYAIVVMHSDFSNMLVAARKGSPLVLGRGKEKVVLASDVTPILRYTKDVVFLEDGDVVLLKDGEYKITDLGGNVVLRKVYHIDWDETSAEKSGYKHFMLKEIMEEPEAIESALVGRVTLEGPVLNELKEFNVERVEKIKLVACGTSYHAGLVFKYFVEKHSNIDVEVDVASEFRYRNIHVDDNTFVIAISQSGETADTLESVRLVKRKGAKVISISNVVGSTITRESDVTVFMNAGPEIGVAATKTYVNQLIVLYILGMHLLRMKGIWNEELQRDFEFLKQAPEIFRKILNNIDLEEISSYYKNYHHFMYIGRGINYPTALEGALKLKEISYINATAYPAGELKHGPIALLDPTFPVFAIAPKDNLFEKTKSNIEESKARNSRIIAITNESNKELEKIVDDIIYVPDSPDDMYPLTISPVIQLFAYLIADMRGYDPDKPRNLAKSVTVE
- the rpmF gene encoding 50S ribosomal protein L32; translated protein: MAVPKQKRSRSRTHHKRAKIYKAFSVPVSVCPNCGAPKLPHRVCLNCGHYGKKQIFEVAE
- a CDS encoding YceD family protein — encoded protein: MIWKIKVKDIIAKRHMKIEDDYYTETINLHTGTYKVIDNVFHVKISIVYTDNTIIVGGVVKGKIERPCDRCLETSILELEGTIEGIYDLESEPNFKDSEIENLKNVIYYKGEVIDLEERIIEALVVSAPDVFVCDENCKGLCQYCGENLNLHPDHKCEKMEEFSIDPRFEKLLKLKEKLSNN
- a CDS encoding basic amino acid ABC transporter substrate-binding protein; the encoded protein is MRKLVAVLFIVFIVSVFFTASLSKIKERGILIVGTEPTFPPFEFVDQNNNIVGFDIDIAKKVASELGVELKILNLPFDSLIPAIMSDKIDLIIAGMTITNKRAKVIDFSIPYFNANQSIVVRKGENFSPKSLEDLKGKKVAVQLGTTGDLVVSKIKGIKVTRFQKFTDAFLELQNKRVDAVVLDEAVANAYVKKFQKFLISSVIDTGEKYGIGVKKGNKELLDFVNSVISNMFKSPYDILVEKWF
- the fliF gene encoding flagellar basal-body MS-ring/collar protein FliF, translated to MEWFRKFLDSLSNIPNFWKKLNKNQKIAFTSLILAIVFALVVAVVLNAPKYVLLITANNETDAGAIIQQLESQGIPYKVEAGNRIFIPSSYNVYEVRMKLASSGILGASSKGFELLDQSSFGATSFDKQVNYQRALQGELERTIATINGVKYARVHLTLPKYTYYVRGEMAETRASVQLVLEPGATISKEQVKGIIYLLTGAVEGLKPENVKVVDNFGRALSDLVNFDENTYAANTKTELKMQLENYYRNKIQPALETVFGFGKVEVITDINLNWQKIEKTITTYSSPKGGLLRSKETETEKSTVKPADGGPVGTESNIPTTYYQSVEGSNSSLYEKSHEITNYELNQIVENVVQNMEGEIENISVSVIIDSSSTVFNTVSKDEINKLVSNIIQKSIAANASPSNISYSLAFIPFSRELEEQYQQLIQTEQLKKDIVFKITLLLIATVLMFFSSYGILLQIRKSKARKLVLQRYKMLEEEAQKLVEEEGGQEAEEILSEAQKVIEELKDYAKQLAVKSPEETAAIIKIWMSERG